A single Capra hircus breed San Clemente chromosome 13, ASM170441v1, whole genome shotgun sequence DNA region contains:
- the LOC102169608 gene encoding LOW QUALITY PROTEIN: thyrotropin-releasing hormone receptor-like (The sequence of the model RefSeq protein was modified relative to this genomic sequence to represent the inferred CDS: inserted 2 bases in 1 codon; substituted 1 base at 1 genomic stop codon), protein MPRPPLTLQAVTLTLVPLVCAVGVAGNTMVVPVVARSRHMVTSTNCYLVSLATADLLVLLAAGVPAVTEAASARVWIFGHAGCLGITYLQYVGINASTGSITAFTVERYLAICRPLSAQALCTAARAKRIAALVWLGTGASCVLWLFLVDTRESAYADGVQVQCGYRVSRSLYLPVCFLAFAPFYALPLGLATVCYALIARVLFAGPLPPGDPGRSXGSVHEGGPAGQGRLSSRGRRSALNSRKQVTKRLAMAVVLLALLWLPYRALVVVNSFLSPPYLNLGFLLFCRLCIXMNSAVNPIVYALMSQRFREAFHGLFQCHLARPKPLPQEASPVYDSVIGDCSQDRLGSWRKPGSVMSIQEGDPATSRREPPPIYPY, encoded by the exons ATGCCCCGCCCCCCACTGACTCTCCAGGCAGTGACCTTGACCCTGGTGCCCCTCGTGTGCGCCGTGGGGGTGGCGGGCAACACCATGGTGGTCCCGGTGGTGGCCCGGAGCCGCCACATGGTCACGTCCACCAACTGTTACCTGGTGAGCCTGGCCACTGCGGACCTGCTGGTGCTCCTGGCGGCTGGAGTGCCCGCTGTGACCGAGGCGGCCTCCGCCCGGGTTTGGATCTTCGGCCACGCCGGCTGCCTGGGCATCACCTACCTGCAGTACGTGGGCATCAACGCGTCCACGGGCTCCATCACCGCGTTCACGGTGGAGCGCTACCTCGCCATCTGCCGCCCTCTGAGCGCCCAGGCTCTGTGCACGGCGGCGCGGGCCAAGCGCATCGCGGCGCTGGTGTGGCTGGGCACCGGCGCCTCCTGCGTGCTCTGGCTCTTCCTGGTGGACACGCGCGAGAGCGCGTACGCCGACGGCGTGCAGGTGCAGTGCGGCTACCGCGTGTCGCGCTCCCTCTACCTGCCTGTCTGCTTCCTGGCCTTCGCGCCCTTCTACGCGCTGCCGCTGGGCTTGGCCACCGTGTGCTACGCGCTCATAGCGCGCGTCCTCTTCGCGGGGCCGCTGCCTCCTGGCGACCCCGGACGGTC GGGCTCTGTGCACGAGGGCGGCCCCGCTGGCCAAGGGCGCTTGTCTTCCCGCGGCAGGAGGAGTGCCCTCAACTCCCGGAAGCAG GTCACCAAGAGGCTGGCCATGGCGGTGGTCCTTCTTGCTCTGCTGTGGCTGCCCTACCGCGCCCTGGTGGTGGTGAATTCCTTCCTGAGCCCGCCCTACCTCAACCTTGGCTTCCTTCTCTTCTGCCGCCTTTGCATCTAGATGAACAGCGCCGTCAACCCCATCGTCTATGCCCTCATGTCCCAGCGTTTCCGGGAGGCCTTCCATGGACTGTTTCAGTGCCACCTGGCCCGGCCCAAGCCCCTGCCCCAGGAGGCCAGCCCTGTTTATGACAGCGTCATCGGAGACTGTTCCCAGGACAGACTGGGCTCTTGGAGGAAACCAGGGAGTGTGATGTCCATACAGGAAGGGGATCCTGCCACTTCACGGCGAGAGCCCCCCCCCATTTACCCCTATTGA